One genomic window of Thalassolituus hydrocarboniclasticus includes the following:
- the cysN gene encoding sulfate adenylyltransferase subunit CysN, with protein sequence MSHQSDLIAADILEYLKQHENKELLRFLTCGNVDDGKSTLIGRLLHDSKMIYEDQLAAIEKDSAKSGTTGEKIDLALLVDGLQAEREQGITIDVAYRYFSTAKRKFIIADTPGHEQYTRNMATGASTCDLAIILIDARYGVQTQTKRHSFIASLLGIKHVVVAINKMDLLDFSEERFNQIREDYLAFAKNLNLELSDIHFVPMSALDGDNVVERSARAAWYTGQTLMEILESVEIAKDKNLENFRLPVQYVNRPNLDFRGFCGTIASGIVKPGDTIMALPSQKTSKVESIVTYDGKLEEAFAGQAVTLTLEDEIDISRGDVIVKLDDLPTVGKKLNADIVWMTENPLIPGKPYDLKFASSSTAGTVSKIHHLVDVNTLEQSLADQVNLNEIALVEVSLDKAVPFDCYSKIPGTGAFIIIDRLSNVTIGAGMIVGAASASDDNTPVTAAEKARRFNQKPAIVAVNAVNAEQVVQSLDRRLFEMGRVAAIASNEHAQLLKDAGLVVLVAGGADGADISLAADQESLDSLIADLQEQGII encoded by the coding sequence ATGTCACACCAATCCGATCTGATCGCTGCCGATATTCTTGAGTACCTGAAGCAGCACGAAAATAAAGAACTGCTGCGTTTTTTAACCTGCGGCAACGTTGACGATGGCAAATCCACCCTGATCGGCCGTCTGCTGCATGACTCAAAAATGATCTATGAAGATCAGCTGGCCGCCATCGAAAAAGACAGCGCCAAATCCGGCACCACTGGCGAGAAAATCGACCTCGCCCTGCTGGTTGACGGCCTGCAGGCAGAACGTGAGCAAGGCATCACCATTGACGTAGCCTACCGCTACTTCAGTACCGCCAAGCGCAAGTTCATCATCGCCGATACTCCGGGACACGAGCAGTACACACGCAACATGGCCACCGGTGCTTCCACCTGTGATCTGGCGATTATTCTGATCGACGCCCGCTACGGCGTGCAGACCCAGACCAAACGTCACAGCTTTATTGCCTCCCTGCTGGGCATCAAGCACGTGGTGGTGGCGATTAACAAAATGGACCTGCTCGACTTCAGCGAAGAGCGCTTTAACCAGATCCGTGAAGACTACCTCGCCTTCGCCAAAAACCTGAATCTGGAACTGAGCGATATTCACTTTGTGCCGATGTCCGCCCTCGACGGCGACAACGTGGTAGAACGCAGCGCGCGTGCTGCCTGGTACACCGGCCAGACGCTGATGGAAATTCTGGAAAGCGTGGAAATTGCCAAGGACAAAAACCTGGAAAACTTCCGCCTGCCGGTACAGTACGTTAACCGTCCGAACCTCGACTTCCGTGGCTTCTGCGGCACCATCGCCTCCGGTATTGTTAAGCCGGGCGACACCATCATGGCGCTGCCATCGCAGAAAACCAGCAAGGTTGAAAGCATCGTAACCTACGACGGCAAGCTCGAAGAAGCCTTCGCCGGTCAGGCCGTAACCCTGACCCTTGAAGACGAAATCGACATCAGCCGTGGCGACGTTATTGTGAAGCTCGACGACCTGCCAACCGTGGGTAAAAAGCTGAATGCCGACATCGTCTGGATGACCGAGAACCCGTTGATTCCGGGTAAGCCATACGACCTGAAATTCGCCTCCAGCTCAACCGCCGGTACCGTGAGCAAAATCCACCATCTGGTGGACGTAAACACACTGGAACAGAGTCTGGCCGATCAGGTAAACCTGAACGAAATCGCCCTGGTGGAAGTGTCGCTGGATAAAGCCGTACCTTTTGACTGCTACAGCAAAATTCCGGGCACCGGCGCCTTTATCATCATCGACCGCCTGAGCAACGTGACCATTGGTGCCGGTATGATCGTTGGCGCCGCCAGCGCATCGGACGATAACACGCCGGTAACCGCCGCAGAGAAAGCCCGTCGCTTCAACCAGAAGCCAGCCATCGTTGCCGTTAACGCCGTGAATGCTGAGCAGGTTGTACAGAGCCTCGACCGTCGTCTGTTCGAAATGGGACGCGTAGCTGCCATTGCCAGCAACGAACACGCCCAGCTGTTGAAAGACGCAGGCCTGGTAGTACTGGTAGCCGGTGGTGCCGATGGTGCCGATATCAGCCTCGCCGCTGATCAGGAAAGCCTCGACTCTCTGATCGCCGACCTGCAGGAACAAGGGATCATCTGA
- the cysD gene encoding sulfate adenylyltransferase subunit CysD has product MTDYNLTHLKQLEAESIHIIREVAAEFDNPVMMYSIGKDSAVMLHLARKAFYPGKPPFPLLHVDTTWKFKEMIEFRDKMAKEVGMDLIVHINQEGVEQGVGPFTHGSSKHTDIMKTQALKQALDKYGFDAAFGGARRDEEKSRAKERVYSFRDSKHRWDPKNQRPELWNIYNGKVNKGESIRVFPLSNWTELDIWQYIYLENINIVPLYYSAKRPVVERDGMLIMVDDERMPLKEGEVPEMKSVRFRTLGCYPLTGAVESEAETLPEIIQEMLLTTTSERQGRAIDHDSSGSMEKKKQEGYF; this is encoded by the coding sequence ATGACTGACTACAACCTGACGCACTTAAAGCAGCTGGAAGCGGAGAGTATTCATATCATCCGCGAAGTCGCCGCTGAATTCGACAATCCGGTGATGATGTACTCCATCGGCAAAGACTCTGCCGTGATGCTGCATCTGGCCCGTAAAGCCTTTTATCCGGGTAAACCGCCATTTCCGCTGCTGCACGTGGATACCACGTGGAAGTTTAAGGAGATGATTGAGTTCCGCGACAAGATGGCCAAAGAAGTAGGCATGGATCTGATCGTACACATCAATCAGGAAGGTGTGGAACAGGGCGTTGGCCCGTTCACCCACGGCTCATCCAAGCATACCGACATCATGAAAACCCAGGCGCTGAAGCAGGCACTGGACAAGTACGGTTTTGATGCCGCCTTTGGTGGTGCCCGCCGCGACGAAGAAAAATCCCGCGCCAAAGAGCGTGTGTATTCTTTCCGTGACAGCAAACACCGCTGGGACCCGAAAAACCAGCGTCCTGAGCTGTGGAATATCTACAACGGCAAAGTCAACAAAGGCGAGAGCATCCGTGTTTTCCCTCTGTCTAACTGGACCGAGCTGGATATCTGGCAATACATCTACCTCGAAAATATCAACATCGTACCGCTGTACTATTCCGCCAAGCGTCCGGTGGTTGAGCGTGACGGCATGCTGATCATGGTTGATGACGAGCGTATGCCATTAAAAGAAGGCGAAGTGCCGGAAATGAAATCCGTACGCTTCCGTACCCTGGGCTGCTATCCGCTGACCGGCGCCGTCGAATCTGAGGCAGAAACCCTGCCGGAAATTATTCAGGAAATGCTGCTGACCACGACATCTGAGCGTCAGGGCCGTGCCATTGACCACGATTCATCCGGTTCGATGGAGAAGAAGAAACAAGAGGGGTACTTCTGA
- a CDS encoding alpha/beta hydrolase codes for MAQEQKITIAGTAGALDARWQAAEQTQLGLLMCHPHPLFHGTMDNKVVTTVTRTAAGLGLPTLRFNFRGVGNSEGVHDKGVGEQDDVLAALNYARNELGWQKVILAGFSFGAGMACLSACREPEGIAALVLLAPAVHHFDAPNQLPYEFETFVYMGDADEVVPFDEVSDWAERVVPTPHYQVFCEGSHFFHGRLTDLKASLQEDWAPLLKAAGLS; via the coding sequence ATGGCGCAGGAACAGAAAATCACGATTGCAGGTACAGCCGGAGCGCTGGACGCACGCTGGCAAGCAGCAGAGCAGACGCAGCTGGGCTTGCTGATGTGTCATCCGCATCCGCTGTTTCACGGCACGATGGACAATAAAGTGGTTACCACCGTAACACGTACGGCGGCCGGTCTGGGGTTGCCGACCCTGCGCTTTAATTTTCGCGGGGTTGGTAACAGTGAAGGTGTGCACGATAAGGGTGTGGGCGAACAGGACGATGTGCTGGCGGCGCTGAACTATGCGCGTAACGAGCTGGGCTGGCAAAAGGTTATTCTGGCCGGATTCTCTTTCGGTGCCGGTATGGCCTGCTTAAGCGCCTGTCGTGAACCGGAAGGCATTGCTGCGCTGGTGCTGCTGGCGCCGGCGGTGCATCACTTTGATGCACCTAACCAGTTGCCTTATGAGTTTGAAACCTTCGTCTATATGGGCGATGCCGACGAAGTGGTGCCTTTTGATGAAGTCAGTGACTGGGCTGAGCGTGTCGTGCCAACGCCACACTATCAGGTGTTCTGTGAGGGCAGTCATTTCTTTCATGGTCGCCTGACCGATCTTAAGGCCAGTCTGCAGGAAGACTGGGCGCCGCTGCTTAAGGCGGCCGGGCTGAGCTGA